One segment of Cydia amplana chromosome 16, ilCydAmpl1.1, whole genome shotgun sequence DNA contains the following:
- the LOC134655292 gene encoding uncharacterized protein LOC134655292, whose protein sequence is MVRNSAMCCVPNCGKTRLDNVILHKFPCPINEADRFRTWIYSVSGDVLSLDNQFIHKYRKVCHVHFEEKFINRSGRLSAIAVPTLHLKGMATQTASVQIASNFQQPLQDDHVPRAPLMNITNQYNAGGDDTSRPSTSGMATPTASLKIASNLQEPLHDVPRAPLINITNAAAHDASRPTISDHTPPYTPQFCSEASSLAKHIKKLTETKDKYAVRLKKAMSLSTNTAFQKAIGKFTTMALLFVMMQFREINKKKMGRRFTKQEKIMALSLYKQGPKAYRWLRHIFVLPSPLTLSRMISAAALKAGINDNIFENLKKKARKMSISERLCILFFDEMAIKPHFEYNSKKDMIIGFVDNGKRRVKKIADHALVFMIRGITKTYKQPISYSFCCGATEKHELAQAIKDHICPDQPNHRLIL, encoded by the exons ATGGTTCGAAACAGTGCGATGTGTTGTGTACCTAATTGCGGTAAAACGC gattaGATAATGTGATTCTTCACAAATTTCCCTGTCCAATTAATGAGGCTGACCGGTTTCGTACTTGGATTTACTCTGTTAGTGGAGATGTGTTATCTTTGGATAATCAATTTATTCATAAGTACCGAAAAGTGTGTCATGTTCACTTTGAGGAAAAATTTATTAATCGAAGCGGAAGACTCAGCGCTATTGCAGTTCCAACACTACATTTAAAAG GAATGGCTACGCAAACCGCATCGGTGCAAATTGCAAGCAATTTCCAACAACCGTTGCAAGATGATCATGTACCCCGAGCCCCATTGATGAACATCACGAATCAGTACAATGCAGGTGGTGACGACACTTCTCGGCCCTCAACTTCAG GGATGGCTACGCCAACCGCATCGCTGAAAATTGCAAGCAATTTACAAGAACCATTGCACGATGTACCCCGAGCCCCATTGATCAACATCACAAATGCGGCTGCTCACGACGCTTCTCGGCCCACAATTTCAG atcaTACGCCACCCTACACGCCACAATTTTGCTCTGAAGCTAGTAGTTTAgccaaacatataaaaaaacttaCCGAGACGAAGGACAAATATGCCGTCAGACTAAAAAAAGCTATGTCTCTCTCAACCAACACGGCTTTTCAGAAAGCCATCGGTAAATTTACCACAATGGCATTGCTATTTGTCATGATGCAATTTAGGgagataaataaaaagaaaatgggAAGGAGATTCACAAAGCAAGAAAAAATAATGGCATTATCTCTTTATAAGCAAGGACCTAAGGCGTATAGATGGCTGAGGCACATTTTTGTACTACCATCGCCTCTCACATTATCAAGGATGATATCCGCTGCAGCCTTAAAAGCCGGTATAAATGATAACATTTTcgaaaatcttaaaaaaaaggcCAGAAAAATGTCGATATCTGAAAGGCTGTGTATTTTATTCTTCGACGAGATGGCAATTAAACCTCATTTTGAATACAATTCAAAAAAAGACATGATCATCGGATTCGTTGACAACGGAAAAAGGAGggtcaaaaaaatcgctgaccACGCGCTAGTTTTTATGATAAGAGGCATCACAAAAACTTATAAACAGCCCATTAGTTACAGCTTTTGTTGTGGAGCCACCGAGAAACACGAATTAGCGCAGGCCATAAAAGACCACATATGCCCTGACCAACCAAATCATCGACTTATCTTGTAG